The Rhodococcus triatomae genome includes a window with the following:
- a CDS encoding ABC transporter ATP-binding protein: MIRFDAVTKQFPGGTVAVDTLDLEIEDGSFTVFVGPSGGGKTTAMRMINRMVTPTSGTVSVDGRDVAATDAVTLRLGIGYVIQSGGLLPHRTVVDNVATVPVLQGQSRRQARSHALGVLERVGLDPALATRYPAQLSGGQQQRVGVARALAADPPILLMDEPFSAVDPVVREELQAEMRRLQAELRKTIVFVTHDIDEAVKLGDRVAVFGGGGRLQQYDTPETVLSAPATDFVADFVGRDRGYRGLSFRHADGVVLHEIRTVVADEIPALRLEQGEWVLVVDTERRPRGWLDVTGVEGVRAGASVADSTAAGGSLFTPGADLRQALDAAISSPSGVGVAVDEDGAVRGGIRGSEVLTALAEQRRAEDRARGASYFEKQ, translated from the coding sequence GTGATCAGGTTCGACGCCGTCACCAAACAGTTTCCCGGCGGGACGGTCGCCGTCGACACTCTCGACCTCGAGATCGAGGACGGCTCGTTCACCGTCTTCGTCGGCCCTTCCGGAGGCGGCAAGACGACCGCGATGCGGATGATCAACCGCATGGTGACCCCGACATCCGGCACCGTCAGCGTCGACGGGCGCGATGTGGCCGCCACCGACGCGGTCACGTTGCGCCTGGGAATCGGCTACGTGATCCAGAGCGGTGGCCTCCTGCCGCATCGCACCGTCGTCGACAATGTGGCGACGGTGCCGGTCCTGCAGGGGCAGTCCCGGCGGCAGGCGCGGTCCCACGCTCTCGGCGTCCTGGAACGCGTGGGACTGGACCCGGCACTGGCGACACGCTACCCGGCACAGCTGTCCGGCGGACAGCAGCAGCGTGTGGGGGTGGCGAGAGCGCTCGCCGCCGATCCGCCGATCCTGTTGATGGACGAGCCGTTCAGTGCCGTGGACCCGGTCGTACGCGAGGAGTTGCAGGCCGAGATGCGGCGCCTGCAAGCAGAATTGCGCAAGACGATCGTGTTCGTCACCCACGACATCGACGAGGCCGTCAAGCTCGGTGACCGGGTGGCCGTGTTCGGAGGTGGCGGACGGCTGCAACAGTACGACACACCCGAGACCGTCCTCTCGGCACCGGCGACGGACTTCGTCGCCGATTTCGTCGGACGGGACCGCGGATATCGCGGGCTCTCCTTCCGGCACGCCGACGGCGTGGTGCTGCACGAGATCCGGACCGTCGTCGCCGACGAGATCCCCGCGCTACGGCTGGAGCAGGGCGAGTGGGTGCTCGTCGTGGACACCGAGCGACGGCCGCGGGGCTGGCTCGATGTCACCGGGGTGGAAGGTGTCCGCGCCGGGGCCTCCGTCGCCGACTCCACCGCCGCCGGGGGTTCACTGTTCACGCCCGGTGCGGATCTGAGACAGGCACTGGACGCAGCCATCTCGTCCCCCTCGGGTGTCGGTGTCGCCGTCGACGAGGACGGTGCCGTCCGCGGCGGAATCCGCGGGTCGGAGGTTCTCACCGCGCTCGCGGAACAACGCCGGGCCGAGGATCGGGCGCGGGGCGCATCCTATTTCGAGAAGCAGTGA
- a CDS encoding PHP domain-containing protein produces the protein MRIDLHTHSTASDGTDSPAELVRAAASAGLDVVALTDHDTTSGWAEAVDALPAGLRLVRGMEMSCQGDGEDGYPVPVHLLAYLFDPAHEAFAAERERLRDERIARLRAMAWKMADAGLGVDPEQILADAGPSVGRPHLARALIAAGVVDSVDAAFAGPLSARSEFYVDKVDTPLDDAVGLVAAAGGVAVIAHPRARSRGRLLSLDHVRALAGRGLSGLEVYHRDHSPADVEVLEDLARELDLPVTGSSDYHGTNKSVRLGDFTTAPDQFEILESKASGVRVVSG, from the coding sequence ATGCGCATCGACCTGCACACCCACTCGACGGCGTCGGACGGCACGGACTCGCCGGCCGAGCTGGTGCGTGCCGCCGCGTCGGCAGGCCTGGACGTCGTGGCACTGACCGATCACGACACGACGTCCGGGTGGGCGGAAGCGGTCGACGCCCTACCGGCCGGATTGCGTCTGGTGCGCGGCATGGAGATGTCGTGCCAGGGCGATGGTGAGGACGGCTATCCCGTCCCGGTGCACCTGCTGGCGTACCTGTTCGACCCGGCGCACGAGGCGTTCGCGGCCGAACGGGAGCGATTGCGGGACGAACGAATCGCGCGGCTCCGGGCGATGGCGTGGAAGATGGCCGACGCCGGCCTGGGCGTCGATCCCGAGCAGATCCTCGCCGACGCCGGCCCCTCGGTGGGACGGCCGCACCTGGCCCGCGCTCTGATCGCCGCCGGAGTGGTCGATTCGGTCGATGCCGCGTTCGCGGGTCCGCTGTCGGCGCGCAGCGAGTTCTACGTCGACAAGGTCGACACCCCACTCGACGATGCGGTGGGACTGGTGGCCGCGGCGGGCGGCGTCGCCGTGATCGCGCACCCGCGTGCTCGCTCGCGGGGGCGGCTGCTCTCCCTCGATCACGTTCGCGCACTGGCCGGTCGGGGCCTGTCCGGCCTCGAGGTGTATCACCGGGACCACTCGCCGGCAGACGTCGAAGTGCTCGAGGACCTCGCTCGTGAACTGGATCTGCCGGTCACCGGGTCGTCCGACTACCACGGCACGAACAAGAGCGTGCGGCTCGGCGACTTCACCACTGCGCCCGATCAATTCGAGATCCTCGAGTCGAAGGCCTCCGGCGTTCGAGTGGTGTCGGGGTAG
- a CDS encoding suppressor of fused domain protein codes for MSESVVSAVRHHLQKRIGGGEPSAASVTLLGVEPVDVLRFGPDESGIVRYATLGCSRHPMGDPGELVADPLRGPRAELVLEIDGGLGPGAGVQTTLAILAATPAVEGLVLVPDALIDLGQPLWAGAPFTAVLLGSSGIEDLPLDEPRDPVRFLSVTPLTGTEAAWIRLRGAEALRDAWGEAGIDVRDPSRGAASL; via the coding sequence GTGTCCGAGAGTGTCGTGTCCGCCGTCCGCCACCACCTGCAGAAACGGATCGGTGGAGGTGAGCCCAGCGCCGCCTCCGTGACGTTGCTCGGTGTCGAACCGGTGGACGTGCTGCGGTTCGGCCCGGACGAGTCCGGGATCGTCCGCTACGCCACCCTGGGGTGCTCGCGGCACCCGATGGGAGACCCCGGTGAGCTGGTGGCGGATCCGCTGCGCGGACCCCGCGCGGAGCTCGTCCTCGAGATCGACGGCGGGCTGGGGCCGGGGGCTGGGGTGCAGACGACACTCGCGATTCTGGCGGCCACCCCCGCGGTCGAGGGCCTCGTGCTCGTTCCCGACGCCCTGATCGACCTCGGGCAACCGCTGTGGGCGGGGGCACCTTTCACCGCGGTGCTCCTCGGCTCCAGCGGGATCGAGGACCTGCCGCTCGACGAGCCGAGGGACCCGGTCCGATTCCTCTCGGTGACGCCGTTGACCGGAACGGAGGCCGCGTGGATCCGGTTGCGCGGCGCGGAAGCCCTCCGCGACGCCTGGGGAGAGGCCGGCATCGACGTCCGGGACCCGAGCCGGGGCGCCGCGAGTCTGTAG
- a CDS encoding MarC family protein, which translates to MRDPRVEGLRRSSGVGVAVDVTLYLTVLVTLFVIMDPPGAIPVFLSLVGRKSKEARNRAAWQAPAVSLAVITVFAVGGQAILSYLHIGIPALQGAGGLLLLLIALELLTGRSANQPQGAEDVNVALVPLGTPLMAGPGAIAAVIVFVAQSDGVGDHVAIALAILSMHLILFLVLRFSTLLIRILGESGITLLARIAGLLLAAIAVQLVADSVRGFIAGG; encoded by the coding sequence ATTCGAGATCCTCGAGTCGAAGGCCTCCGGCGTTCGAGTGGTGTCGGGGTAGCCGTGGACGTCACCCTGTACCTCACGGTCCTGGTCACGCTCTTCGTCATCATGGATCCGCCGGGCGCGATCCCGGTGTTCCTCAGCCTCGTCGGCCGCAAGAGCAAGGAGGCCCGCAACCGGGCCGCCTGGCAGGCGCCGGCGGTGTCCCTCGCGGTCATCACCGTGTTCGCCGTGGGTGGCCAGGCCATCCTGTCCTACCTGCACATCGGGATTCCCGCCTTGCAGGGCGCCGGCGGCTTACTGTTGTTGCTCATCGCCCTCGAATTGCTCACCGGGCGCAGCGCGAACCAGCCGCAGGGAGCCGAGGACGTCAACGTGGCGCTCGTTCCCCTGGGAACGCCGCTGATGGCGGGGCCCGGCGCCATCGCGGCGGTGATCGTCTTCGTGGCCCAGTCGGACGGCGTCGGCGATCACGTGGCGATCGCCCTGGCGATCCTCAGCATGCACCTGATCCTGTTCCTGGTGCTGCGATTCTCGACGCTGCTCATCCGGATACTCGGCGAGAGCGGGATCACCCTGCTCGCCCGCATCGCGGGCCTGCTGCTCGCCGCGATCGCCGTCCAACTCGTCGCGGACTCGGTCCGTGGATTCATCGCAGGAGGCTGA
- a CDS encoding ABC transporter permease, with translation MSIFGSAWEFLVDPAHWSGEGGIAARIAQHLWYSVLAVALAAVVAVPLGLWVGHVRRGEAVLVGVVNALRSIPTLGLLTFLVLLLGLGLMPPILALVLLGIPPLLAGTYAGVANVDPKVVDAARAMGMNEWQVLTRVETPNAMPLVLGGLRNATLQIIATATVAAYVNLGGLGRYIFDGLALYQYDRVLVGAILVAALALIVDGLLALAVWVSTPGTGRLHVRRPVSG, from the coding sequence ATGAGCATCTTCGGATCCGCGTGGGAATTCCTCGTCGACCCGGCCCACTGGTCCGGGGAGGGCGGTATCGCCGCGCGCATCGCCCAGCACCTCTGGTACAGCGTGCTCGCGGTGGCACTCGCCGCAGTCGTGGCGGTTCCGCTGGGTCTGTGGGTCGGCCACGTCCGGCGGGGCGAGGCAGTCCTCGTCGGTGTGGTGAATGCGCTGCGCTCGATTCCGACTCTCGGCCTGCTCACCTTCCTGGTGCTGCTGCTGGGCCTGGGGCTGATGCCACCGATCCTCGCGCTGGTTCTGCTCGGCATCCCGCCCCTGCTGGCGGGAACCTACGCCGGGGTGGCGAACGTGGATCCGAAGGTGGTGGACGCGGCCCGCGCGATGGGGATGAACGAATGGCAGGTCCTGACGCGGGTGGAGACTCCGAACGCGATGCCGCTCGTGCTCGGCGGACTGCGGAACGCCACGCTGCAGATCATCGCCACGGCCACCGTGGCCGCCTACGTCAATCTCGGCGGGCTCGGTCGCTACATCTTCGACGGGCTGGCCCTCTACCAGTACGACCGGGTCCTGGTGGGAGCGATACTGGTGGCCGCCCTCGCCCTGATCGTGGACGGGCTACTCGCCCTTGCCGTGTGGGTGTCGACCCCCGGCACCGGACGACTGCACGTACGACGACCGGTGTCCGGATAG
- a CDS encoding winged helix DNA-binding domain-containing protein has protein sequence MSQRALGRATLARQHLLARSTDGVLDVVEHLCGLQAQAPDPPYYALWARVRGFRPERLADLIEHREVVRIVSMRGTVHAMSARDALAFRPLVQPLLDLDVRTNPQYRDHLAEVDLAALAAAGRELLAERPRTAAQLRPLLTERFPGVDARSLTHGVRGLLALVQVPPRGIWGRSGAPAWAPLDQWVGQAPAAAPVEELVRRYLAAYGPAGPKDAQAWSGLGRLTEVFDRLRPELEVFTTESGTEVFDLPGAPRPDQDTPAPVRILAPFDSAILAHADRTRILDDDVRRQLFTVNGIVESAVLVDGRGVGFVRIETDRAGARLDVRLLRPVTARRRTSIEAEGRRLLRFARPDVTDAQVRFVEPT, from the coding sequence CAGGCGCAGGCCCCGGATCCGCCCTACTACGCGCTCTGGGCGCGGGTACGTGGCTTCCGGCCGGAACGACTGGCCGATCTGATCGAGCACCGCGAGGTCGTCCGCATCGTCTCGATGCGGGGGACCGTGCATGCGATGTCCGCGCGGGACGCGCTCGCCTTCCGGCCATTGGTCCAGCCGCTGCTCGATCTCGACGTGCGTACCAATCCGCAGTATCGGGACCATCTGGCAGAGGTGGATCTCGCCGCACTCGCCGCGGCAGGGCGGGAGCTGCTGGCGGAACGGCCACGGACCGCGGCGCAGTTGCGTCCGCTCCTCACGGAACGATTTCCCGGCGTGGACGCGCGGTCCCTCACCCACGGGGTGCGGGGCCTGCTCGCACTCGTGCAGGTGCCCCCGCGCGGGATCTGGGGGCGGTCCGGAGCGCCGGCGTGGGCGCCCCTCGACCAATGGGTCGGGCAGGCTCCCGCAGCAGCCCCCGTCGAGGAGCTGGTGCGGCGCTATCTCGCCGCGTACGGCCCGGCCGGCCCGAAGGACGCCCAGGCCTGGTCCGGCCTCGGCCGGCTGACCGAGGTGTTCGATCGCCTGCGGCCCGAACTCGAGGTGTTCACGACGGAATCCGGCACCGAGGTGTTCGATCTTCCCGGCGCGCCGCGGCCGGACCAGGACACTCCCGCCCCGGTACGCATCCTGGCCCCGTTCGACAGCGCGATCCTCGCGCACGCGGACCGCACCAGGATCCTGGACGACGACGTGCGGCGGCAGTTGTTCACCGTCAACGGCATCGTCGAATCCGCGGTTCTGGTCGACGGGCGGGGCGTGGGTTTCGTGCGGATCGAGACCGATCGTGCGGGCGCACGGCTCGACGTCCGTCTCCTGCGCCCGGTGACCGCGCGCAGAAGGACGTCGATCGAGGCGGAGGGGCGTCGGTTGCTGCGCTTCGCCCGGCCCGATGTCACGGATGCGCAGGTGCGCTTCGTCGAGCCCACCTGA
- a CDS encoding NAD(P)-dependent malic enzyme, translating into MSIVSEPITPQKVELTDEEIFAGHVGGKLSVELTAPLETQKDLSIAYTPGVAQVSRAIASDETLADRYTWTNRLVVVVSDGSAVLGLGDIGARASLPVMEGKSALFKKFAGLNSIPLVLDTKDPDEIVETLVRLRPSFGAVNLEDISAPRCFEIEKRVVEALDCPVMHDDQHGTAIVVLAALKGAAKVQGRDIGSLRVVISGAGAAGVACANILLAAGVLDVTVLDSKGIVSKDRTDLNDIKVDLAARTNSSGLSGGIAEALAGADVFLGVSAGTVPEEFIATMAEGAIVFALSNPDPEIHPDVARKYAAIVATGRSDFANQINNVLAFPGVFRGALDAGARRITEGMKLAAAEAILSVVGDELAVDKIVPSPLDPRVAPAVAEAVAAAARAEGVTG; encoded by the coding sequence GTGTCCATTGTGTCTGAACCCATCACACCGCAGAAGGTCGAACTGACGGACGAGGAAATCTTCGCCGGTCACGTCGGCGGCAAGCTGTCCGTGGAGCTCACTGCGCCGCTGGAGACGCAGAAGGATCTCTCGATCGCCTACACCCCCGGAGTCGCGCAGGTCAGCCGCGCCATCGCCTCCGACGAGACCCTCGCCGACCGGTACACGTGGACGAACCGCCTCGTCGTGGTCGTCTCCGACGGTTCGGCGGTGCTGGGCCTCGGCGACATCGGCGCCCGCGCTTCCCTGCCCGTGATGGAGGGCAAGTCGGCTCTGTTCAAGAAGTTCGCCGGGCTCAACTCGATTCCGCTGGTGCTCGACACCAAGGATCCGGACGAGATCGTGGAGACGCTGGTGCGGCTGCGTCCGAGCTTCGGCGCGGTCAACCTCGAAGACATCTCCGCCCCGCGCTGCTTCGAGATCGAGAAGCGAGTCGTCGAGGCGCTCGACTGCCCGGTCATGCACGACGACCAGCACGGCACCGCGATCGTCGTCCTCGCGGCGCTCAAGGGCGCTGCCAAGGTCCAGGGACGCGACATCGGATCGTTGCGCGTGGTGATCTCCGGAGCCGGCGCCGCGGGTGTGGCCTGCGCCAACATCCTGCTCGCCGCGGGTGTCCTCGACGTGACGGTGCTCGACTCCAAGGGCATCGTGTCCAAGGATCGCACCGACCTCAACGACATCAAGGTCGACCTGGCCGCGCGCACCAACTCGTCCGGTCTGTCCGGCGGGATCGCCGAGGCGCTCGCGGGAGCCGACGTGTTCCTGGGTGTGTCCGCGGGCACCGTCCCGGAGGAGTTCATCGCGACCATGGCGGAGGGCGCGATCGTGTTCGCGCTGTCGAACCCGGACCCGGAGATCCATCCGGACGTCGCCCGCAAGTACGCGGCCATCGTCGCGACCGGCCGTAGCGATTTCGCCAACCAGATCAACAACGTCCTCGCGTTCCCCGGTGTGTTCCGCGGCGCGCTCGATGCCGGCGCCCGCCGCATCACCGAGGGCATGAAGCTCGCCGCCGCCGAGGCCATCCTCTCGGTCGTCGGTGACGAGCTGGCTGTGGACAAGATCGTCCCCAGCCCGCTCGATCCTCGCGTCGCCCCCGCTGTTGCCGAGGCCGTCGCAGCTGCCGCACGCGCAGAAGGCGTGACTGGCTAG
- a CDS encoding ABC transporter substrate-binding protein yields the protein MRVPQLRTGFVVAVAATCALALAACGGGSDPLSASGEGSGDDPNAVIIGSANFPESETVANIYAEVLRVNGFDVETRFNIGSREAYIPAVRDGSIDVIPDYTGNLLQYLDSDAVATSSDDVDAALPAALGDDLVLAAPAPAEDKDAVVVTRETADRWNLTTIGDLAPYSAEVTFGAPAEFQERPVGLPGLRARYALEVSPGNFVPIGDGGGPATVEALASGRVTAANIFTTSPSIVANDFVVLEDPENNFPAQHVVPVIRAAKSSDKLTSVLDAASAKLTTEELIALNTEVSGDAKVEPAAAAQQWVAAQGLDEPIS from the coding sequence ATGCGCGTTCCACAGCTCCGGACCGGGTTCGTCGTCGCGGTCGCGGCGACCTGCGCCCTCGCACTCGCTGCGTGCGGCGGAGGATCCGACCCACTGTCGGCGTCCGGTGAGGGTTCCGGGGACGATCCGAACGCGGTGATCATCGGTTCGGCGAACTTCCCCGAGTCCGAGACCGTCGCCAACATCTACGCCGAGGTCCTGCGCGTCAACGGCTTCGACGTCGAGACCCGGTTCAACATCGGCAGCCGCGAGGCCTACATCCCGGCAGTGCGCGACGGGTCCATCGACGTGATTCCGGACTACACCGGGAATCTCCTGCAGTACCTGGACTCCGACGCGGTCGCCACCAGCTCGGACGACGTGGATGCCGCCCTCCCTGCTGCCCTGGGCGACGACTTGGTCCTCGCCGCACCGGCTCCCGCCGAGGACAAGGACGCGGTGGTCGTCACCCGCGAGACCGCGGACCGGTGGAACCTCACCACCATCGGCGATCTCGCTCCGTACTCGGCCGAGGTCACGTTCGGCGCGCCCGCCGAGTTCCAGGAACGGCCGGTGGGCCTGCCCGGCCTGCGTGCTCGCTACGCCCTCGAGGTCTCCCCCGGCAACTTCGTGCCGATCGGCGACGGTGGCGGACCGGCCACCGTCGAGGCGCTCGCGTCCGGAAGGGTGACCGCCGCGAACATCTTCACGACATCTCCCTCGATCGTCGCCAACGACTTCGTCGTGCTCGAGGATCCGGAGAACAACTTCCCCGCGCAGCACGTGGTCCCGGTGATCCGCGCCGCGAAATCCTCCGACAAGCTGACCTCGGTCCTCGACGCCGCCTCCGCGAAGCTCACCACCGAGGAATTGATCGCACTCAACACCGAGGTGTCCGGCGACGCGAAGGTCGAACCCGCTGCCGCCGCGCAGCAGTGGGTGGCAGCGCAGGGCCTCGACGAGCCGATCTCCTAG
- a CDS encoding ABC transporter permease, translating to MRWLIDNFGTVVDLSRTHLYLALVPLAIGLLVAVPVGIAVRSVSWLRRGTLVLAGVAFTIPSLALFVTIPSLFGLQILDPLNVVIALTVYSTALLVRAVPEALDAVPADVVDASTAMGFTQIRRALTVELPLAVPVLAAGVRVVAVTNMSLVSVGSLIGIGGLGVLFTQGYQRDYPDQILAGIIAIVVLALALDLLLYLLGRALTPWTRADRPTRRRERRRATVAAEVPR from the coding sequence GTGCGCTGGCTGATCGACAACTTCGGAACCGTCGTGGACCTTTCCCGGACCCACCTGTATCTGGCGCTGGTGCCGTTGGCGATCGGGCTACTCGTCGCGGTGCCGGTCGGTATCGCCGTGCGGAGCGTGTCGTGGCTACGGCGCGGCACGCTCGTCCTCGCGGGGGTCGCGTTCACCATTCCGTCGCTCGCCCTGTTCGTGACGATCCCGTCGCTGTTCGGTCTGCAGATCCTCGACCCGCTCAACGTCGTCATCGCGCTCACCGTCTATTCGACGGCGCTCCTGGTCCGCGCGGTACCCGAGGCGCTGGACGCTGTTCCGGCGGACGTGGTGGATGCCTCCACGGCAATGGGTTTCACCCAGATCCGGCGAGCACTGACGGTCGAACTGCCCCTGGCGGTCCCGGTGCTCGCGGCCGGGGTCCGCGTGGTCGCGGTGACCAACATGTCCCTCGTCTCGGTCGGCTCCCTCATCGGCATCGGCGGGCTCGGCGTTCTCTTCACGCAGGGATATCAACGGGACTACCCGGACCAGATCCTCGCCGGCATCATCGCGATCGTCGTCCTGGCCCTGGCGCTGGATCTGCTGCTGTACCTGCTCGGCCGGGCACTGACGCCGTGGACCCGGGCCGATCGGCCGACCCGTCGCCGTGAGCGTCGGCGGGCCACGGTGGCGGCGGAGGTACCGCGATGA